The following proteins come from a genomic window of Malus sylvestris chromosome 4, drMalSylv7.2, whole genome shotgun sequence:
- the LOC126618364 gene encoding uncharacterized protein LOC126618364, with protein MGGLQLLDSGSDSENENGNDDVPQLKINEDFARRYEHNKKREELQRYEELKKRGLVADPSEDSDSEPDFESDDDYVHVANSKKRELEFLDGLLKVKKQDPILKNKDVVLFNSDGTEIIGNNGGEGKAKNKKKMYLKDVNAKHLMEDGPELAEEDDKNIDKNSKVYNEEQERIRREFLQAAAAEEDDDDGEFLIEKNKNAAGNDDDDDDTVDNDQYEKALDECFPESDENAMFLKKFFKDQLWKEDKDPELKDEDLEMVSEDEMEIERQEEYEYRFQENAGDRIMGHSRQVEGSVRKKVKARKEQRKSKEERMEIARLEREEELRHLKNLKKKENDEKVKKIMEIAGLKEGEESTFDPKELEKEYDPQEYDRMMKKAFGEEYYQAEDADLERYSDMEEDDEIEKPDFDKEDELLGLPKGWETVGSSDGFLAAREKVLKRKKENVCDHEEEEEEEEEEEEVEEKEEEEEEEEEEEMSEEDKQEKKHKLALLERAKKEMMDEYYKLDYEDTIGDLKTRFKYAKIKPNRYGLTTAEILVMDEKELNQYVSLKKLAPYTEKEWKVPNNKRMEIKQKAKEIFRQGNVGNKKNRKKLRISDAAKDSSLSKGATGQSSMSAREHGKELVGDSNGGKTESRSARRRRHQAARKLPASRLMAYGVVPVKSKKKGKH; from the coding sequence ATGGGCGGGCTTCAACTACTCGACAGCGGAAGCGACTCCGAGAACGAAAACGGAAACGACGACGTTCCGCAGCTCAAAATCAATGAAGATTTCGCTCGCAGGTACGAACACAACAAGAAGCGGGAGGAGCTCCAACGCTACGAGGAACTGAAGAAGCGAGGCCTCGTGGCTGACCCCTCCGAAGATTCAGACTCTGAACCGGATTTTGAATCGGACGACGACTACGTCCATGTGGCGAATTCCAAGAAGAGGGAATTGGAATTTTTGGATGGTCTGCTCAAGGTAAAAAAGCAAGACCCTATCTTGAAAAACAAAGatgttgttttgtttaattCTGATGGAACTGAAATTATCGGAAACAATGGAGGAGAGGGAAAGGcaaagaataagaagaagatgtACTTGAAGGATGTTAATGCTAAGCATTTGATGGAGGATGGCCCGGAACTGGCGGAGGAGGATGACAAGAACATTGATAAAAACAGTAAGGTTTACAACGAAGAGCAAGAGCGGATAAGGAGAGAATTCTTACAGGCTGCTGCAGCCGAggaggatgatgatgatggtgagTTTTTGATAGAGAAGAATAAGAATGCTGCGGggaatgatgatgatgatgatgatactgTTGATAATGATCAGTATGAGAAGGCATTGGACGAGTGTTTCCCCGAATCGGATGAAAATGCTATGTTTCTCAAGAAGTTCTTTAAGGATCAGCTGTGGAAGGAGGATAAGGATCCCGAGCTAAAGGATGAGGATTTGGAGATGGTGTCCGAGGACGAGATGGAGATCGAAAGGCAGGAGGAGTATGAGTACAGGTTCCAGGAGAATGCAGGTGATCGGATTATGGGGCATTCCAGGCAAGTTGAGGGGTCGGTGAGGAAGAAGGTCAAGGCGAGGAAGGAGCAGAGGAAGAGCAAGGAGGAGAGGATGGAGATTGCAAGGTTGGAGAGGGAAGAGGAGTTGAGGcatttgaagaatttgaagaagaaggagaacgaCGAGAAGGTTAAGAAGATAATGGAGATTGCGGGGCTTAAGGAGGGTGAGGAGTCTACATTTGATCCAAAGGAGTTGGAGAAGGAATATGATCCCCAAGAATATGATAGGATGATGAAGAAGGCTTTCGGTGAGGAGTATTATCAGGCAGAGGATGCTGACTTAGAGCGTTATAGTGATATGGAGGAGGATGATGAGATTGAGAAACCGGACTTTGATAAGGAGGATGAGTTGCTTGGGCTTCCTAAAGGTTGGGAAACCGTTGGGTCTAGTGATGGGTTCTTAGCTGCCAGGGAGAAGGTTTTGAAGCGGAAAAAGGAAAATGTTTGTGACcatgaagaagaggaagaggaagaggaagaggaggaggaagtagaagaaaaggaagaggaggaagaagaagaagaagaagaagaaatgagtgaggaAGATAAACAAGAGAAAAAGCATAAATTAGCTTTATTGGAGAGAGCTAAGAAGGAGATGATGGATGAATACTATAAGTTGGATTATGAGGATACAATTGGAGACTTGAAGACAAGATTCAAGTATGctaaaataaaacctaatagATATGGCTTGACTACTGCCGAGATATTAGTGATGGATGAAAAGGAGTTGAATCAATATGTGTCTTTAAAGAAGCTTGCTCCTTACACAGAGAAAGAGTGGAAGGTACCCAACAACAAGAGAATGGAGATAAAGCAGAAAGCTAAAGAGATTTTCAGACAAGGAAATGTGGGTAATAAAAAGAATCGCAAGAAGCTGAGAATAAGTGATGCAGCTAAGGATTCGAGCTTATCAAAGGGTGCCACAGGGCAATCATCAATGAGTGCCCGGGAACATGGGAAAGAACTAGTAGGGGACTCAAATGGTGGTAAAACAGAATCGAGGAGTGCTAGAAGAAGGCGTCACCAAGCTGCAAGAAAATTACCAGCTTCTAGGCTCATGGCATATGGGGTGGTACCTGTAAAATCTAAGAAAAAAGGAAAGCACTGA
- the LOC126618379 gene encoding uncharacterized protein LOC126618379: protein MGSFPKSLNSEIWVSILCLVVVAFLLPLPASGTPSSSIYDHLRKQGLPIGLLPKGITDYSLNATTGEFRVLLEQPCHAKFENQVLYDFNVSGFLSFGRIANLSGVSAQELFLWFPVKGIRVDVPSSGLIYFDVGVVDKQFSLSLFESPPDCTAVDPSDPNFNPAAQDTNHYSPSPSGSSSFENESLNLGYGVGRKSELRADS, encoded by the exons ATGGGTTCTTTTCCAAAATCCCTAAATTCTGAAATATGGGTTTCGATCCTCTGCCTTGTCGTAGTAGCGTTCCTCCTCCCCCTCCCCGCCAGCGGAACTCCGTCGTCGAGCATCTACGACCACCTGCGGAAACAGGGCCTGCCGATTGGCCTCCTCCCCAAGGGCATCACCGACTATTCTCTCAACGCCACCACCGGAGAATTCCGAGTGTTGCTGGAGCAGCCCTGTCACGCCAAATTCGAGAACCAGGTGCTCTACGATTTTAACGTTTCCGGCTTTCTGTCTTTCGGCCGAATCGCCAACTTATCGGGCGTGTCGGCTCAGGAGCTCTTCCTCTGGTTTCCGGTCAAGGGGATCAGAGTCGATGTGCCCAGCTCCGGCCTCATTTATTTTGATGTCGGCGTCGTCGATAAGcagttctctctctccctcttcgaATCGCCGCCTGATTGCACCGCCGTTGACCCTTCTGATCCCAACTTCAATCCTGCCGCTCAGGACACCAACCACTATTCCCCTTCCCCATCCGGCTCGTCGTCGTTCGAG AATGAATCACTGAATCTTGGGTATGGAGTTGGTCGGAAAAGTGAGCTGAGGGCCGATTCATAG